One part of the Segnochrobactrum spirostomi genome encodes these proteins:
- a CDS encoding dimethylarginine dimethylaminohydrolase family protein, with product MNAPLKSNESAHTPAMSEHEYKEAKFFQTFGSIPSPAFHDPEEQTRVWGRPWGCTTDVGKLRAVLMHRPGDELNIVENKPMPEIGGFGDPEKGWYWIGKTLPDLAAMQAAHDKFTALLRAEGVDVILIDKAAPGAMKQIYCRDSVIAVKGGAIVTRLARKVRRGEELAVTRALAKAGCPIIGTLHGEAVFEGGGFAILDEKTAVCSVSVACNPEGVRQVEVLLNSVGIDLIKVPMPGYRIHIDGSFIMVDHDKAIVNINELPYVFIQELEKRGIQMIELPPEDNAFSLNCLALAPGRVLMHETRTPRLADRLARAGVEVLTIDYECVELGGGGIHCSTGPLARDPA from the coding sequence ATGAACGCCCCCCTCAAGTCCAACGAAAGCGCCCATACGCCCGCGATGAGCGAGCACGAATACAAGGAGGCGAAGTTCTTCCAGACGTTCGGCTCGATCCCGTCTCCCGCCTTCCACGATCCGGAAGAGCAGACCCGCGTCTGGGGCCGCCCTTGGGGATGCACCACCGACGTCGGCAAGCTGCGTGCCGTGCTGATGCACCGGCCGGGCGACGAGCTGAACATCGTCGAGAACAAGCCGATGCCGGAGATCGGTGGCTTCGGCGACCCGGAAAAGGGCTGGTACTGGATCGGCAAGACCCTGCCGGATCTCGCCGCCATGCAGGCGGCGCACGACAAGTTCACGGCGCTGCTGCGCGCCGAAGGCGTCGACGTCATCCTGATCGACAAAGCCGCGCCGGGAGCGATGAAGCAGATCTATTGCCGCGACAGCGTGATCGCGGTGAAGGGCGGCGCCATCGTGACGCGTCTCGCCCGCAAGGTCCGTCGCGGCGAAGAACTGGCCGTCACCCGGGCGCTCGCCAAGGCCGGATGCCCGATCATCGGCACGCTGCATGGCGAGGCGGTGTTCGAGGGCGGCGGCTTCGCGATCCTCGACGAGAAGACCGCGGTCTGCTCCGTCTCCGTCGCATGCAACCCGGAAGGCGTGCGCCAGGTCGAGGTGCTCTTGAACAGCGTCGGCATCGACCTGATCAAGGTGCCGATGCCGGGCTACCGCATCCATATCGACGGCTCTTTCATCATGGTCGACCACGACAAGGCGATCGTGAACATCAACGAGCTGCCCTATGTCTTCATCCAGGAGCTGGAGAAGCGCGGCATCCAGATGATCGAGCTGCCGCCTGAGGACAACGCCTTCTCGCTCAACTGCTTGGCGCTCGCCCCCGGCCGTGTCCTGATGCACGAAACACGCACGCCGCGCCTTGCCGACCGGCTCGCCAGGGCCGGCGTGGAGGTGCTGACGATCGACTATGAATGCGTCGAGCTCGGCGGCGGCGGTATCCATTGCTCGACTGGGCCGCTTGCCCGCGATCCGGCCTGA